The Arachis ipaensis cultivar K30076 chromosome B07, Araip1.1, whole genome shotgun sequence genomic interval NNNNNNNNNNNNNNNNNNNNNNNNNNNNNNNNNNNNNNNNNNNNNNNNNNNNNNNNNNNNNNNNNNNNNNNNNNNNNNNNNNNNNNNNNNNNNNNNNNNNNNNNNNNNNNNNNNNNNNNNNNNNNNNNNNNNNNNNNNNNNNNNNNNNNNNNNNNNNNNNNNNNNNNNNNNNNNNNNNNNNNNNNNNNNNNNNNNNNNNNNNNNNNNNNNNNNNNNNNNNNNNNNNNNNNNNNNNNNNNNNNNNNNNNNNNNNNNNNNNNNNNNNNNNNNNNNNNNNNNNNNNNNNNNNNNNNNNNNNNNNNNNNNNNNNNNNNNNNNNNNNNNNNNNNNNNNNNNNNNNNNNNNNNNNNNNNNNNNNNNNNNNNNNNNNNNNNNNNNNNNNNNNNNNNNNNNNNNNNNNNNNNNNNNNNNNNNNNNNNNNNNNNNNNNNNNNNNNNNNNNNNNNNNNNNNNNNNNNNNNNNNNNNNNNNNNNNNNNNNNNNNNNNNNNNNNNNNNNNNNNNNNNNNNNNNNNNNNNNNNNNNNNNNNNNNNNNNNNNNNNNNNNNNNNNNNNNNNNNNNNNNNNNNNNNNNNNNNNNNNNNNNNNNNNNNNNNNNNNNNNNNNNNNNNNNNNNNNNNNNNNNNNNNNNNNNNNNNNNNNNNNNNNNNNNNNNNNNNNNNNNNNNNNNNNNNNNNNNNNNNNNNNNNNNNNNNNNNNNNNNNNNNNNNNNNNNNNNNNNNNNNNNNNNNNNNNNNNNNNNNNNNNNNNNNNNNNNNNNNNNNNNNNNNNNNNNNNNNNNNNNNNNNNNNNNNNNNNNNNNNNNNNNNNNNNNNNNNNNNNNNNNNNNNNNNNNNNNNNNNNNNNNNNNNNNNNNNNNNNNNNNNNNNNNNNNNNNNNNNNNNNNNNNNNNNNNNNNNNNNNNNNNNNNNNNNNNNNNNNNNNNNNNNNNNNNNNNNNNNNNNNNNNNNNNNNNNNNNNNNNNNNNNNNNNNNNNNNNNNNNNNNNNNNNNNNNNNNNNNNNNNNNNNNNNNNNNNNNNNNNNNNNNNNNNNNNNNNNNNNNNNNNNNNNNNNNNNNNNNNNNNNNNNNNNNNNNNNNNNNNNNNNNNNNNNNNNNNNNNNNNNNNNNNNNNNNNNNNNNNNNNNNNNNNNNNNNNNNNNNNNNNNNNNNNNNNNNNNNNNNNNNNNNNNNNNNNNNNNNNNNNNNNNNNNNNNNNNNNNNNNNNNNNNNNNNNNNNNNNNNNNNNNNNNNNNNNNNNNNNNNNNNNNNNNNNNNNNNNNNNNNNNNNNNNNNNNNNNNNNNNNNNNNNNNNNNNNNNNNNNNNNNNNNNNNNNNNNNNNNNNNNNNNNNNNNNNNNNNNNNNNNNNNNNNNNNNNNNNNNNNNNNNNNNNNNNNNNNNNNNNNNNNNNNNNNNNNNNNNNNNNNNNNNNNNNNNNNNNNNNNNNNNNNNNNNNNNNNNNNNNNNNNNNNNNNNNNNNNNNNNNNNNNNNNNNNNNNNNNNNNNNNNNNNNNNNNNNNNNNNNNNNNNNNNNNNNNNNNNNNNNNNNNNNNNNNNNNNNNNNNNNNNNNNNNNNNNNNNNNNNNNNNNNNNNNNNNNNNNNNNNNNNNNNNNNNNNNNNNNNNNNNNNNNNNNNNNNNNNNNNNNNNNNNNNNNNNNNNNNNNNNNNNNNNNNNNNNNNNNNNNNNNNNNNNNNNNNNNNNNNNNNNNNNNNNNNNNNNNNNNNNNNNNNNGCTCCATATGCTTCTCGGTACCAACCGAGCAAACAATATTCACACCGAAGAAATCAAAACACCAAAATAATACAACTGTAATTAATTCAACTGAAAATCGTGAAATTCAAGATTTTACGGGGAAAAACCTGtttgttttcaaattttaaactaGTGCGCAAGGTGaactgttttttttatttttatttttaaagatcTTATGATCAACTATTTTAAATGCCCATAAAANNNNNNNNNNNNNNNNNNNNNNNNNNNNNNNNNNNNNNNNNNNNNNNNNNNNNNNNNNNNNNNNNNNNNNNNNNNNNNNNNNNAAATCAACcattacaaaatatatattaaaaaattataaaataacacATATAAATCATAAatgtataaaaatataaataattaagctTTTGTAtttgcataattttttttatcttaattaaaAGTATCTATGTCCTTTAATCGTGATTCAAGATATTTAAATGGTAAAGTTACGTTACGTTGGTCGAAACTCGAAACCCGTGAAATGGAATATGAACTCGTTGATTATATATGTGTTCTCCTTATCCCTCTTCTCTCCCCGAAAATATCATGAGGTGAAGGTTCCATGTATCTTCTTCCGTAATGCACTCTCAATGCAAAGCTTTCAACCAGACGCTACCCGTACCCTTCACGTCCTCGTGTAGATCCTTATGAGACACCTACAAAAGTTTATGATGAGTGTGATGGAGATTGCCCTTCCCAATTTTCAAAAGTCAAATGCTATGCAACAAACTTTTTGCCACCGATGCAACTTAAGGACCTTATTTGGTCTTTTCCCACGGGCTGCTAACTGTCCACATCCGTGACGTGGCGCCACCATTCACCATTTGAGGGCCATCCCATGCAATCAATGATCCTGGCCTGGGTCCTGGTTTCATGAATAAAGCCATTTTCAACAAACCCCACCACAAACCAATCCTTATAGTGCTCAATTAATTGCTCTTTTTTCACAGCGGCGCTTAACCTAAAGGAATTGAAGAAGGACCATTGTACTACTGCTCGTATAACAtgtataaattaataatattaattttatctAGCTGGCACCTAGTTGTGCTTTTGATAAGATCAAACTGCAATCGTTACGAAAAGAACATGAAATCGTTCAGTTCACGGCCCAACCCAACAAACAATTGCTTCGACGAAACCTGAAGGACTACGTGTTTGCGTGAATTTCCCGCTCTCTGCCCTCTTCCACCCTCTATTCATGACAATTATGCTATGCCAGAGTAAACACCCCTTTTGCATGCAATAAATTTCTTTTGTTGGGAGggggaataaaaattaaaaagtaggaaacagtaataacaataataaaggcAACAAATTCTGGAAAGCTTCTCGAACACATTACACATCAACCACAtccaattaataataataataacaataaataaattgACAAATTAATAAGAAATTAAACTACTAGTAATTAATAAAGTTTATGAATCTCCACCTCGCCAACCTCCTCCGCACGTTCAACCCTCTCCAAGATCAGTGAAAGCGACAACCTCCCAAAAGAGAAAAGAGTGCTTTCGGCGCTACGTTTACCATAGTCACTAACAAACGACCCCTAACATAACACTAGTGACTACACAATAACAAATAAACTAAGGCTATGATGTAAATGGCGGCTTCTATGGCTCTTAAAATTTAATCTTTCccttcatttttatttatttattttaattttaatgatgGCAAGCTAAGGCTGTAATTACTGGGAAGGAGGAAGACGGAGAAAATGAAGGGAAAATTGCATTGTTTCCAGATTCAGCAATGGCTTTGAGGAGTGAAAAGCTGAGGGTCAAGCTTGGCTCTACAGACCGGACATAGCGGGTTCTTGGAGAGCCAGGTATCAGCGCATTCAACATGGAACCCGTGGTTGCAACCAGGAACCAGGCGAGCCGGTTGCTCGTTCTCGATCTCATCGAGGCAGACGGCGCATTCGGAGCCCATGACCAGTTCCTTACCGGGTATTTTCGGTAGCTTTTCCAAGTCAGAGGAGGAGAGGCCCTTCTCAGAGACTGGCTTAACCGGTAGCCTGTCAGCCGAGTGACGGGTGGTGGCGTACCAGAGAAGGCACATGTAGACTGTAAAGATTGCGCTCATGCCAAGGCATGGCAGAAAGAGCGCCAACAGAACCGAATCGAGCATTTGGCTCTGCACCTTCGCTGCTGGCTTCTCCGATTGAGTTTGGTCGCACCAAACAGAAAAATCACAGAGCCAGAGAATTAATGTGGCTGTGGCGGTTGACGGAGAAGCACCCAACAAGGGGATGATGGTGGAAAGCAGTGCCAGGTTCTCACCATATCGATCGTCGCTTAAAATTATCAAGCAACAAGGTATGTATGGGAAATTGTGTGACTGGGGAAATTAAAATATTGCTTAGCTTAGAGAGAGATCAGAGATCGCGGTGGGTTGTTTTTGGAGGGTTGTGTGTATGTTTGCGTGAGCCTTTGTTCTGTTTCGGCGAAGGTGATGGggtttgggttgagaattgcgaGTGGAATGGGGGCTTAATGCGTGATGATGTATTTATGTGAACGCGAGAGTGAGTGAGTGGGTTGGCTTCTTCACACTTAATTAACATCCTGCGTGTAAAGGGGAGTATGGTATGCAAACCGAAGACTCGGACCAGGATGGatattcattattttattttattttgattttgaaatggcgATACCTTTATTTAGTTATAATTACTTTAAGGGAAAATGTATCATTTTGtgttatcattaattcaaataatactGTACAAATAAATTCTTATTTTGCAAAACATTTTTGTTTCACTTCTAATGAAAAATAACCATTCCTACTATCAAATATAACAATAAAGTTTATGGTTAGCATTTGAGATAGACACGTTCAATTTCTGTATTCGGACGGTTTgatttatgtttaaaaaattaaaaaaatttggagtacaTAAATCGGACGATTCGATTTGTAATACtccaaattttttcaattttcaaacaCAAATTGGTAGGGtatcctaaattttaaatttttttaaacacaaatcgaatATTTGTGTAccccaaatttttaaaaatttttaaacacaaatcgaaaaatctgattcatgtattttctataattttaaaaaataccaaaaattatcGTATTAAGATTTAACAGTCATCCTACTTCTATATCCAAATTTTTTAGCATTGAGATGTATCAGCAAATCTTTTCTCAAACCTTTTACATACCaacaaaaaaaatctttattCAACACAGTCAATATCTAGCTGTATTTCCAACTTCTGGCTTATATCATGTTTCGTCCTTGCCAAGTAAAAGTCTAGCAATACTTCACTTTCCAATAAAAAAGGATGACAATGATTTTTTTAAATGAAGATTGGTACATAAGATAGACTGTCTATTTAAAATAAATACGTTAACACGTTTACTTAaaaagtactttttttttttttgaaagatatgAAAttcaaacccgcaacctcttaagaGAATATGGAGAATCTATGCCATTTGAAATTCTTTTGTTTGTTGCACGCGAATACGTACAAATTTTATTTGTTACATGGGagtacataaaaatttgaaatataattttagTAGAAAAGATTTTATATTCTATGTCAATAGAATAATGACATGCATTAACTGGGTCatcaaataaattatatatatttaaattatattttaaatttttaaatagtgTGTAGTTAGAAAAAGATAACCGTATTAATAGTGAACAGTTTAATAATGCACTTATGTACAATCTAAATAAACGTGTTAAtccttattatttaaaataaatctattatttgaaacatttcatttttaataatttggtttaatttaaattattaatattttttattattttcaaaatttatatttaattatttataaatacatatatctcgtttatactataaacgagatatataaaattaaaaaaatacaatacaTGAAAAATTATCTCATTTATACTTAAAcgagatataaaaaaaatatttatttcgataaatatttttaaattatttattttaataattattataattattttatttattaaaataaaaaatcctgtTATGTATAAAGTATGAACTTCCTCTCTAATGGCCTATTATGTATTTAGATATTATTTAGTTCAATTTATaccttggtttttttttttttttaccaaagataaaagactcgaacccgcaacctcttaattgagtatggagagattatgtcatttgagttataactgaTTGGCAATTTATATCTGGGTCTTACGTTTAATAAGATGTATTCTGATAtaggtattttttttctttgttactACAGGTCAGGGATGAAGTGGGCAAGTAGTGGCGTCCCCCCTCCCCCTTACCAAAGATTTTGAAGAACTAGGTTCTTTAGATTTGAATATTGTCCAATTTAATAGGCCAAAAATTAATAcgtatttttaattaaaagaagTTTCATTCTTAGTTTCttgttttaaatataaatttcattctttaaattttttttacaagtGTGTTTACCTATTTTTGAGTCGTTTTTATTGTGTCTTCAAATCAAATAAGAAAATACTTTTTATGAAATCTTTCAActgtatttaaaagaaaataaaaaaagtttatcTCAGAGAAATATGTACATTAAT includes:
- the LOC107609840 gene encoding E3 ubiquitin-protein ligase ATL23-like — encoded protein: MLDSVLLALFLPCLGMSAIFTVYMCLLWYATTRHSADRLPVKPVSEKGLSSSDLEKLPKIPGKELVMGSECAVCLDEIENEQPARLVPGCNHGFHVECADTWLSKNPLCPVCRAKLDPQLFTPQSHC